A stretch of Caenibius tardaugens NBRC 16725 DNA encodes these proteins:
- a CDS encoding Bax inhibitor-1/YccA family protein produces the protein MANWNDPQPRQTGFGASPSLNGEAVTRSTYDMGLRRHMLSIYNYMASGVLLSGIVALLFAQSGFAAQIMTGGGALAWLIILSPLAFVFAMSFGANRFSTGALRAMFWGFATVMGLSLSTIFLVYTQASIALTFFATAAAFAGLSLVGYTTKKDLSGMGTFLIMGVIGLLVAMVINMFVGSTVMQLAISAIGVLIFAGLTAYDTQRLKLMYHQVAGTEFAGKAVVLGALSLYLDFINMFQFLLAFLGQRD, from the coding sequence ATGGCCAACTGGAACGATCCCCAGCCCCGGCAGACGGGCTTCGGCGCGTCTCCGAGCCTGAATGGTGAGGCAGTCACCCGCTCGACCTATGACATGGGCCTGCGGCGGCACATGCTCTCGATTTACAATTACATGGCTTCCGGTGTCCTGCTTTCGGGTATCGTTGCCTTGCTTTTCGCCCAGTCGGGCTTTGCCGCGCAGATCATGACCGGCGGCGGCGCGCTTGCGTGGCTCATCATCCTCTCGCCGCTGGCGTTCGTCTTCGCGATGAGCTTCGGCGCGAACCGCTTCAGCACCGGCGCGCTTCGGGCGATGTTCTGGGGCTTTGCGACGGTCATGGGGCTGTCGCTGTCGACGATTTTCCTCGTCTATACGCAGGCGTCCATCGCGCTGACCTTCTTCGCCACGGCGGCGGCGTTCGCCGGGTTGAGCCTGGTCGGTTACACCACGAAGAAGGATCTGTCCGGCATGGGCACGTTCCTGATCATGGGCGTGATCGGTCTGCTGGTGGCGATGGTTATCAATATGTTTGTCGGTTCGACTGTGATGCAGCTTGCGATCAGCGCGATCGGCGTGCTGATTTTCGCTGGTCTGACCGCTTATGATACGCAGCGTCTGAAGCTGATGTATCATCAGGTTGCAGGCACCGAATTTGCAGGCAAAGCCGTGGTTCTCGGTGCGCTTAGCCTCTATCTGGACTTCATCAACATGTTCCAGTTCCTGCTTGCCTTCCTCGGCCAGCGCGACTGA